The proteins below are encoded in one region of Labeo rohita strain BAU-BD-2019 chromosome 15, IGBB_LRoh.1.0, whole genome shotgun sequence:
- the LOC127177013 gene encoding NACHT, LRR and PYD domains-containing protein 12 isoform X3, whose translation MEIFLQDAADVTNPSCLLYSYSSAQQKQSDSPGPSCVSMKSDWSMAHPPEFNGGDTVPKLSSIQQERSDSAEPSCVSMKSDWSMAHPPEMKDRDREQSLSSIQQERSDSAEPSCVSVKSDWSMAHPPEMKDGDRGQSLRRILQPRPAVTEPVCKKIKHDESVNQPQDFNESLCPGISHEVLNMFKSNLQKKFECLYEGIAGQGNSTFLNEIYTELYITESESGEISNEHEVRQIETQSRRAATEDKPIKCSDIFRPLPEQDKPIRTVLTKGVAGIGKTVSVQKFILDWAEGKENQDVLLIFPFPFREINLMKDKTLSLSDLLHVFFPETKEIDLCSDKYKMLFIFDGLDEYRLPLNFHSSKTLQDMTKETSVDVLLMNLLVGNLLPSALIWITSRPAAADLIPSECVHRVTEIRGFNDPQKEEYFRKRISDQSLANRIISHLKSSRSLYIMCHIPVFCWISATVLEKMLSQAESGEIPKTLTQMYTHFLILQINIKHEKDYEKNVTDEDMILKLGKLAFEQLVKGNLIFYEEDLRECGIDVTEASVYSGLCTQIFREEFGLHQGKVYCFVHLSIQEHLAALYVHLSCTNKDINAFKLILSKKKWKYLYCKANLNFSKYFVSSLSELHQIAVDKALQSENGHLDLFLRFLLGLSVESHQTLLQNLKIQTKPIHHRFHKETVQYISKIIKWSRSIEKSINLFHCLNELGDHSLMEEIHHYLKSGKIKEIELSLCQQSALVFVLLTSEQEVDVFCQSKYTGPHMTSDEVFQMLLPVIKASRSAQLDDFNLTDVSFTHLASVLSSTYSCLRDLDLSGNYLGDYGVELFCDGLKNPHCLLEKLELMCCGVTVKGCPALASALKSNPSHLRELNLEWNKLGKGIKLLTDLQKNPHYKLETLRLRYCGITAEGCAALASALRSNPLHLRELDLAWNYLKDSGVKLLSAGLENPLCKLQILKLERCAITVEGCAALAFALKSNPHLRQLDLTWNHLGDSGVTLLSAGLENSYCKLEILRLSYCGVTDEGCAALASALRSNPHLRQLDLTWNHLGDSGVTLLSAGLENSYCKLEILRLSYCGVTGEGCAALASALRSNPKHLRELDLTGNKLGVQLLSDLRNDPCYKLGLQK comes from the exons ATGGAGATTTTCCTCCAGGATGCAG CTGATGTCACCAACCCCTCTTGTTTGCTGTACAGTTACAGTTCAGCTCAACAAAAGCAATCAGATTCACCAGGACCCAGCTGTGTGTCCATGAAGAGTGACTGGTCTATGGCTCATCCACCCGAATTTAACGGTGGAGATACAGTGCCAAAACTCAG TTCAATCCAGCAGGAAAGATCAGATTCAGCAGAGCCCAGTTGTGTGTCAATGAAGAGTGATTGGTCTATGGCTCATCCACCAGAAATGAAggacagagacagagagcaGAGTCTCAG TTCAATCCAGCAGGAAAGATCAGATTCAGCAGAGCCCAGTTGTGTGTCAGTGAAGAGTGACTGGTCTATGGCTCATCCACCAGAAATGAAGGACGGAGACAGAGGGCAGAGTCTCAG GCGAATCCTACAACccagaccagctgtaacagaACCAGTTTGTAAGAAAATTAAACATGATGAGTCTGTGAATCAACCTCAAGACTTTAATGAAAGCTTGTGTCCTGGCATCAG cCATGAAGTCCTCAACATGTTTAAATCTAATCTGCAGAAAAAGTTTGAGTGTCTGTATGAGGGAATAGCAGGGCAGGGAAACTCAACATTCCTGAATGAGATTtacacagagctctacatcacagagagtgagagtggagagatcagtaatgagcatgaggtgagacagattgagacacaATCCAGGAGAGCAGCAACAGAGGACAAACCGATCAAATGCAGTGACATCTTTAGACCTTTACCTGAACAAGACAAACccatcagaactgtgctgacaaagggagtcgctggcattggaaaaacagtatctgtgcagaagttcatcctggactgggctgaagggaAAGAGAATCAGGATGTCCTACTCATATTTCCATTTCCTTTCAGAGAGATCAATCTGATGAAGGACAAAACACTCAGTCTTTCAGATCTTCTTCATGTCTTTTTCCCTGAAACAAAAGAAATAGACCTATGTAGtgataaatacaaaatgttgttcatctttgatggtctggacgAGTATCGTCTTCCTTTAAACTTTCACAGCAGTAAGACTCTTCAAGATATGACCAAAGAGACATCAGTGGACGTGCTGCTAATGAACCTCCTTGTGGggaatctgcttccctctgctctcatctggatcacctccagaccagcagcagctgatctcATCCCCTCTGAGTGTGTCCATCGAGTGACAGAGATACGAGGCTTCAATGATccacagaaggaggaatacttcaggaagagaatcagtgatcagagtctggccaacagaatcatctcacacctgaagtcatcaaggagcctctacatcatgtgccacatcccagtgttctgctggatctcagccactgttctagagaagatgttgagtcaagcagagagtggagagattcccaagactctcactcaaatgtacacacacttcctgatccTTCAGATCAACATCAAACATGAGAAGGACTATGAGAAGAACGTGACAGATGAAGACATGATCCTCAAACTGGGGAAACTGGCTTTTGAGCAGCTTGTAAAGGGCAACCTGATCTTCTATGAGGAAGACCTGAGagagtgtggcattgatgtgacagaagcatcagtgtactcaggattgtgcactcagatcttcagagaggagTTTGGCTTGCATCAAGGGAAAGTCTActgctttgttcatctgagcaTTCAGGAACATCTAGCGGCTCTATATGTGCATCTCTCCTGTACAAACAAagacataaatgcatttaaactaattttGTCTAAGAAGAAATGGAAATATCTGTATTGTAAAGCTAACCTGAacttctctaaatattttgtaagttcaTTATCTGAACTGCATCAGATAGCTGTGGATAAGGCTCTACAGAGTGAAAATGGACATCTGGACCTTTTCCTTCGTTTTCTCTTGGGTCTGTCAGTGGAGTCTCATCAGACTCTCTTACAGAATCTAAAGATACAGACAAAACCCATCCACCACAGGTTCCATAAGGAAACTGTTCAATACATCAGTAAGATCATCAAGTGGAGTCGCTCTATAGAGAAATCCATTAATCTTTTTCACTGTTTAAACGAACTGGGTGACCATTCTCTCATGGAGGAAATCCACCATTACCTTAAATCtggtaaaataaaagaaattgaGCTCTCCCTTTGTCAGCAGTCAGCTCTGGTTTTTGTGTTGCTGACCTCGGAGCAGGAAGTGGATGTGTTTTGTCAAAGCAAATATACAGGACCACACATGACTTCAGATGAAGTTTTTCAGATGCTGCTACCTGTGATTAAAGCATCAAGATCAGCTCA GCTTGATGACTTTAATTTAACAGACGTAAGCTTCACTCATCTGGCTTCAGTGCTCAGCTCAACCTATTCGTGTCTGAGAGATCTAGACCTGTCTGGGAATTACCTGGGAGATTATGGAGTAGAGCTGTTTTGTGATGGACTAAAGAATCCACACTGTCTACTGGAGAAACTAGA GTTGATGTGTTGTGGTGTCACGGTTAAGGGTTGtcctgctctggcttcagctctgaaatcaaacccctcacacctgagagaactcaATCTGGAGTGGAATAAACTTGGAAAAGGCATCAAGCTGCTCACTGATCTTCAGAAGAATCCACACTATAAACTTGAGACACTGAG ACTGAGATATTGTGGAATCACGGCTGAAGGTTGCGCTGCTCTGGcctcagctctgagatcaaaccccttacatctgagagaactggatctgGCATGGAATTATCTGAAAGATTCTGGTGTGAAGCTGCTCTCTGCTGGACTGGAGAATCCTCTCTGTAAACTGCAGATATTGAA GTTGGAGCGCTGTGCTATCACAgttgaaggttgtgctgctctggcttttgctctgaaatcaaacccacaCCTAAGACAACTGGATCTGACATGGAATCATCTAGGTGATTCTGGTGTGACTCTGCTCTCTGCTGGACTGGAGAATTCTTactgtaaactggagatactgag GTTGAGTtattgtggtgtcacagatgaaggttgtgctgctttggcttcagctctgagatcaaacccacACCTAAGACAACTGGATCTGACATGGAATCATCTAGGGGATTCTGGTGTGACTCTGCTCTCTGCTGGACTGGAGAATTCTTactgtaaactggagatactgag GCTGAGTTATTGTGGTGTCACAggtgaaggttgtgctgctttggcttcagctctgagatcaaaccctaaacacctgagagaactggatctgacTGGGAACAAACTAGGAGTGCAACTGCTTTCTGATTTAAGGAATGACCCATGTTATAAGTTAGGGCTGCAAAAGTAG
- the LOC127177013 gene encoding NACHT, LRR and PYD domains-containing protein 12 isoform X4, giving the protein MEIFLQDAADVTNPSCLLYSYSSAQQKQSDSPGPSCVSMKSDWSMAHPPEFNGGDTVPKLSSIQQERSDSAEPSCVSMKSDWSMAHPPEMKDRDREQSLSSIQQERSDSAEPSCVSVKSDWSMAHPPEMKDGDRGQSLRRILQPRPAVTEPVCKKIKHDESVNQPQDFNESLCPGISHEVLNMFKSNLQKKFECLYEGIAGQGNSTFLNEIYTELYITESESGEISNEHEVRQIETQSRRAATEDKPIKCSDIFRPLPEQDKPIRTVLTKGVAGIGKTVSVQKFILDWAEGKENQDVLLIFPFPFREINLMKDKTLSLSDLLHVFFPETKEIDLCSDKYKMLFIFDGLDEYRLPLNFHSSKTLQDMTKETSVDVLLMNLLVGNLLPSALIWITSRPAAADLIPSECVHRVTEIRGFNDPQKEEYFRKRISDQSLANRIISHLKSSRSLYIMCHIPVFCWISATVLEKMLSQAESGEIPKTLTQMYTHFLILQINIKHEKDYEKNVTDEDMILKLGKLAFEQLVKGNLIFYEEDLRECGIDVTEASVYSGLCTQIFREEFGLHQGKVYCFVHLSIQEHLAALYVHLSCTNKDINAFKLILSKKKWKYLYCKANLNFSKYFVSSLSELHQIAVDKALQSENGHLDLFLRFLLGLSVESHQTLLQNLKIQTKPIHHRFHKETVQYISKIIKWSRSIEKSINLFHCLNELGDHSLMEEIHHYLKSGKIKEIELSLCQQSALVFVLLTSEQEVDVFCQSKYTGPHMTSDEVFQMLLPVIKASRSAQLDDFNLTDVSFTHLASVLSSTYSCLRDLDLSGNYLGDYGVELFCDGLKNPHCLLEKLELMCCGVTVKGCPALASALKSNPSHLRELNLEWNKLGKGIKLLTDLQKNPHYKLETLRFNDMYITAEGCAGLASALRLNSSHLNLCECNLGESGMKLLSAVLENPHCKVKTLELRYCGITAEGCAALASALRSNPLHLRELDLAWNYLKDSGVKLLSAGLENPLCKLQILKLERCAITVEGCAALAFALKSNPHLRQLDLTWNHLGDSGVTLLSAGLENSYCKLEILRLSYCGVTGEGCAALASALRSNPKHLRELDLTGNKLGVQLLSDLRNDPCYKLGLQK; this is encoded by the exons ATGGAGATTTTCCTCCAGGATGCAG CTGATGTCACCAACCCCTCTTGTTTGCTGTACAGTTACAGTTCAGCTCAACAAAAGCAATCAGATTCACCAGGACCCAGCTGTGTGTCCATGAAGAGTGACTGGTCTATGGCTCATCCACCCGAATTTAACGGTGGAGATACAGTGCCAAAACTCAG TTCAATCCAGCAGGAAAGATCAGATTCAGCAGAGCCCAGTTGTGTGTCAATGAAGAGTGATTGGTCTATGGCTCATCCACCAGAAATGAAggacagagacagagagcaGAGTCTCAG TTCAATCCAGCAGGAAAGATCAGATTCAGCAGAGCCCAGTTGTGTGTCAGTGAAGAGTGACTGGTCTATGGCTCATCCACCAGAAATGAAGGACGGAGACAGAGGGCAGAGTCTCAG GCGAATCCTACAACccagaccagctgtaacagaACCAGTTTGTAAGAAAATTAAACATGATGAGTCTGTGAATCAACCTCAAGACTTTAATGAAAGCTTGTGTCCTGGCATCAG cCATGAAGTCCTCAACATGTTTAAATCTAATCTGCAGAAAAAGTTTGAGTGTCTGTATGAGGGAATAGCAGGGCAGGGAAACTCAACATTCCTGAATGAGATTtacacagagctctacatcacagagagtgagagtggagagatcagtaatgagcatgaggtgagacagattgagacacaATCCAGGAGAGCAGCAACAGAGGACAAACCGATCAAATGCAGTGACATCTTTAGACCTTTACCTGAACAAGACAAACccatcagaactgtgctgacaaagggagtcgctggcattggaaaaacagtatctgtgcagaagttcatcctggactgggctgaagggaAAGAGAATCAGGATGTCCTACTCATATTTCCATTTCCTTTCAGAGAGATCAATCTGATGAAGGACAAAACACTCAGTCTTTCAGATCTTCTTCATGTCTTTTTCCCTGAAACAAAAGAAATAGACCTATGTAGtgataaatacaaaatgttgttcatctttgatggtctggacgAGTATCGTCTTCCTTTAAACTTTCACAGCAGTAAGACTCTTCAAGATATGACCAAAGAGACATCAGTGGACGTGCTGCTAATGAACCTCCTTGTGGggaatctgcttccctctgctctcatctggatcacctccagaccagcagcagctgatctcATCCCCTCTGAGTGTGTCCATCGAGTGACAGAGATACGAGGCTTCAATGATccacagaaggaggaatacttcaggaagagaatcagtgatcagagtctggccaacagaatcatctcacacctgaagtcatcaaggagcctctacatcatgtgccacatcccagtgttctgctggatctcagccactgttctagagaagatgttgagtcaagcagagagtggagagattcccaagactctcactcaaatgtacacacacttcctgatccTTCAGATCAACATCAAACATGAGAAGGACTATGAGAAGAACGTGACAGATGAAGACATGATCCTCAAACTGGGGAAACTGGCTTTTGAGCAGCTTGTAAAGGGCAACCTGATCTTCTATGAGGAAGACCTGAGagagtgtggcattgatgtgacagaagcatcagtgtactcaggattgtgcactcagatcttcagagaggagTTTGGCTTGCATCAAGGGAAAGTCTActgctttgttcatctgagcaTTCAGGAACATCTAGCGGCTCTATATGTGCATCTCTCCTGTACAAACAAagacataaatgcatttaaactaattttGTCTAAGAAGAAATGGAAATATCTGTATTGTAAAGCTAACCTGAacttctctaaatattttgtaagttcaTTATCTGAACTGCATCAGATAGCTGTGGATAAGGCTCTACAGAGTGAAAATGGACATCTGGACCTTTTCCTTCGTTTTCTCTTGGGTCTGTCAGTGGAGTCTCATCAGACTCTCTTACAGAATCTAAAGATACAGACAAAACCCATCCACCACAGGTTCCATAAGGAAACTGTTCAATACATCAGTAAGATCATCAAGTGGAGTCGCTCTATAGAGAAATCCATTAATCTTTTTCACTGTTTAAACGAACTGGGTGACCATTCTCTCATGGAGGAAATCCACCATTACCTTAAATCtggtaaaataaaagaaattgaGCTCTCCCTTTGTCAGCAGTCAGCTCTGGTTTTTGTGTTGCTGACCTCGGAGCAGGAAGTGGATGTGTTTTGTCAAAGCAAATATACAGGACCACACATGACTTCAGATGAAGTTTTTCAGATGCTGCTACCTGTGATTAAAGCATCAAGATCAGCTCA GCTTGATGACTTTAATTTAACAGACGTAAGCTTCACTCATCTGGCTTCAGTGCTCAGCTCAACCTATTCGTGTCTGAGAGATCTAGACCTGTCTGGGAATTACCTGGGAGATTATGGAGTAGAGCTGTTTTGTGATGGACTAAAGAATCCACACTGTCTACTGGAGAAACTAGA GTTGATGTGTTGTGGTGTCACGGTTAAGGGTTGtcctgctctggcttcagctctgaaatcaaacccctcacacctgagagaactcaATCTGGAGTGGAATAAACTTGGAAAAGGCATCAAGCTGCTCACTGATCTTCAGAAGAATCCACACTATAAACTTGAGACACTGAG GTTCAATGATATGTACATCACAGCTGAAGGTTGTGCTGGTCtagcttcagctctgagattgAACTCCTCACACTTGAATCTTTGTGAGTGTAATCTGGGGGAATCGGGCATGAAGCTTCTATCTGCTGTACTAGAAAACCCTCACTGTAAAGTGAAAACACTGGA ACTGAGATATTGTGGAATCACGGCTGAAGGTTGCGCTGCTCTGGcctcagctctgagatcaaaccccttacatctgagagaactggatctgGCATGGAATTATCTGAAAGATTCTGGTGTGAAGCTGCTCTCTGCTGGACTGGAGAATCCTCTCTGTAAACTGCAGATATTGAA GTTGGAGCGCTGTGCTATCACAgttgaaggttgtgctgctctggcttttgctctgaaatcaaacccacaCCTAAGACAACTGGATCTGACATGGAATCATCTAGGTGATTCTGGTGTGACTCTGCTCTCTGCTGGACTGGAGAATTCTTactgtaaactggagatactgag GCTGAGTTATTGTGGTGTCACAggtgaaggttgtgctgctttggcttcagctctgagatcaaaccctaaacacctgagagaactggatctgacTGGGAACAAACTAGGAGTGCAACTGCTTTCTGATTTAAGGAATGACCCATGTTATAAGTTAGGGCTGCAAAAGTAG